AAAAAAATCTCCCGGTTGGTGTAAATGGAATGAACCATCAGGTCCAACAGTTGCTTGGTTTCAGCTTGAAACTCCCGGGTTTCCTTAGAGATTGCTTCTTGAACCATATATCAAATCTCCTTTTTCCTTATAATTTAATCTGGCTTAGTACGAATCTATATAGTCTTCAAAAATGATTTATGATTACAATTGCACAATCGCAATGCCAGGATAAAAATCATTTTTGAATTCCATATATGTTGTTAGCACTCTTGTGATATGAGTGCTAATTTTGTTTATATAATACTCTAATTTTTTTTCGAAATCAATTTGGTTGTACCATAATTTTGTTTAAATAATGGCATTTTATTGCTGCTTATATTTAAATAGCTATTGTATATGCAATCTATTTTTCCTTTTTATATTGTACTACATATTGTCCAGAATCCTAGTTTGCGAATAATTAACATTATCTTAATATTGCGCGAGCTTTGTCTTTGTATAATAAAGGTAATAAATAGAAATTGGCAGAAAGCAAAAAATGTACTGAATATTTTGTAAAGAACATTAACGATATTGCTAAATAGTTGTTTTCTTTAGATAATTATATCATTTATGCTAAATTTGTCATAGACGGTTTGAAGCTTAAGCAGCGTTATTAACCTATAATTAACATTGATTTTGTTGACGGGAAAAAGTTGATTATTTATCCTATAGACGTATAGATTATTAATCAGCGGTATTGCAAAATGTAAGAACTCTAATGATGGCAATATAGCAATATGGTAATATGGTAATATAGTAATAATGAGGAAAAATTTCTAAATGATATATTGATTTCCGGAAACTGTAATACTATAATGGTTTTAGGGGGTAATCAAAAGTTTATTTTGCCAGAGATAACTTTATAACATTATAACTTTTTAATAACTGTTTTATTTATTTAAGAACGAGTTAATAAACGATGCATACGTACAAGTAGGTGATGGGTTTTTGGATGAACTAAAAGATCTTATTCTTGATAAAGCAAAAGACAGATTTGACCGGTTCGGTTTTAAAAAGACGACGATGGACGAAATTAGCAGGGATTGCAAAATTTCAAAAAAGACGATTTATGAACAATTTAAAGACAAGGAAGATTTGTTCATATGTTTATTTATCAGAGAAAGCCGTAAGGCCCGGGAAATCATATTTGCCCGTATGGGTGAAATCATTGACCCCCTTGACAAGTTAATCCAATTGGTTAAAACGGCAACATCGTATTTTAATGAAGACAACTTTTTAACTCGACTCTTAAAAAGTAATGATGATTTGTTTTCCCCCTTTCTGATTATGAAATATCGTTGCATCGCTGAAGAAGAGGTCATTTCGATCATTGCCGACATTATCAGTGAGGGGAAAAAACAGGGAAAACTCCGGGATGTGGACGAAAAGGTTACTGCTTACGCTGGTTTAAAACTTTTCCAGGCATTCAGTTACATGCAAACAATGGAATTTTGCAAGGAAAAGGAAGCGCAGGGTTATTACACTGATGTACTAGTCGATTTTCTGGTAAATGCCATTATCAAGAAGTAGTACTAGGATTAGGAGAGGGAATTTTTACCCTGCAAAAACTTAAATACCGAAATAGTTTATGAGTCAAAAATAGTGGTGTAAAATTTTTAGGTTGGTAGTGTTATGAACATGGTGTGATATCGATTCTGGGAGGCGAAGTTTGTATGAAGCGAAAAGTTTTCGTGGCTCTGGTGTTGTTCCTATTTACTTTTACCAGCATAGCGGCGGTTGCATTGGCGAAACCTATCATCAAAGCCGATACTACTTACTACGATATAAATACCGGTCTTTATGTGCTGAAAGGCAATGTATATGTTGAGGTAAAAGATCGAATCATAACTGCCGGTGTGGCAAGAGTCAGCATGGGTTCACTCGAAGTCTGGGGCTCGGAAGGTATAACACTTACGCAAGGTGGTATTTCTCTAGTCGCCGATAGGGTTCATGTATACGGCACCGAGAATAGGGCTGTTATTGACGGCAACGTAAATTTTAAACAGACGGACTTGACTATAGTCGCCGATAAAGCGGATTTTGACTGGCGCACCAAACTGGGCGTATTTAGCGGTAACGTGCAGATCACACAGGGGAACAGCAGTTGGTCGGCTGACTCTGCAACTTATAACGTCGAAACAAATACTCTGCTATAGGGCAAAGTGAATCATACAGTTAGTGCCATGACGCCGGGTACCGCACGAAACTAATGCGACCGTCCAAAAGGTTAGAAACTTTTGGGCGGTCTTTTGCTTAGGTTATTGTCATTCAAATTTTAAAAAGCTAAGATATAAATAACGAAGCCAAAAGAGGGGGGACTTCATCATATGCATTTTGAAGGCAAGGATGAATTTCTTGAGGAACGTTTAGCTAAATTTGATAATTGGATAAAGGAAGGCAAAATTCCCACATCCTCCAAAGTTATTCCTGTATTGGAATCTTTGTCAGGGCTTCAGTGGATATTACCGACCCAGCAGGCGGTAGAGATTTTGCGCAATATGCGAACCTTTGCTTTAGCCAATTGTATGTGTCGTGAACGCTATAATCGTTGTGACAATCCATTGGAGATATGTATTCTTACTAATGACGCTGCTGATCAATGGGTTGCGGAGGGAAAGGCCCGATATGTCACCCTTGACGAAGCTAAGGCAAGGTTAAAGATGGCTCATGAATATGGTTTGGTACATCTTACTTTCTATAATCCCAGCCAATATATTTATGCCTTATGCAGTTGTTGCGAATGCTGTTGTCATGACCTTCAATTCATGAAAAAGTATCAACGACCTGATCTTATCGCTCATGCCGATTATGTTGCAGAAGTGGACACAAATGCTTGCGTACAGTGCGGCGCTTGCGTCAAACGTTGTGTTTTCGACGCCCAGGAGCATAATGGAAAATCAGTATTGTTTCATCAGGAAAAATGCTACGGCTGCGGCTTATGTGTTACTACTTGCCCAACCAATGCTATCGGGATGAAATTGCGGCAAAAATTAACACGTCAAAGGTTTTAATTATAATCAAAGTGACGAAGAATTATTCGATTTTCCGCTGCCGCTTTCCCCAACGATACCGAGTATCTCCCGTTCGTTAATCGCCATAGTTACTTTATTTGCAGCGGAAACATGGCCCTGATACGTGATTGATACGTTATTCAGCCGCAGAAGTTCCAGCAGGTTATTTTACTATAACATTGTTGTCCCTGCCAAGGTCTCCAAGGGGACGTGGGATAGGATAGAGCGGGATAGTGGGTGAGATAGGGGACGGGGGTTTTTGTTGGCATAATTTTGCTGAGAATGATTAAGTTACAGTATAGAAATGGATACTATAAAACAATTAAGTGCGTACTTGTCTGAAAGGATATCCTATAGTTTAATAGTATAGTAAGAGCCATTCTCTGGAAAGCAGCAATATATGGCGATTGTTTGCCTGTCGGACTGTAACGCCGGAGGATGGTCATGATGAATCCAGAAAGGGAGTGTGTTTGTTTTGAAAGTGGTCGCTTTTA
This window of the Methylomusa anaerophila genome carries:
- a CDS encoding 4Fe-4S binding protein; protein product: MHFEGKDEFLEERLAKFDNWIKEGKIPTSSKVIPVLESLSGLQWILPTQQAVEILRNMRTFALANCMCRERYNRCDNPLEICILTNDAADQWVAEGKARYVTLDEAKARLKMAHEYGLVHLTFYNPSQYIYALCSCCECCCHDLQFMKKYQRPDLIAHADYVAEVDTNACVQCGACVKRCVFDAQEHNGKSVLFHQEKCYGCGLCVTTCPTNAIGMKLRQKLTRQRF
- a CDS encoding LptA/OstA family protein, giving the protein MKRKVFVALVLFLFTFTSIAAVALAKPIIKADTTYYDINTGLYVLKGNVYVEVKDRIITAGVARVSMGSLEVWGSEGITLTQGGISLVADRVHVYGTENRAVIDGNVNFKQTDLTIVADKADFDWRTKLGVFSGNVQITQGNSSWSADSATYNVETNTLL
- a CDS encoding TetR/AcrR family transcriptional regulator: MDELKDLILDKAKDRFDRFGFKKTTMDEISRDCKISKKTIYEQFKDKEDLFICLFIRESRKAREIIFARMGEIIDPLDKLIQLVKTATSYFNEDNFLTRLLKSNDDLFSPFLIMKYRCIAEEEVISIIADIISEGKKQGKLRDVDEKVTAYAGLKLFQAFSYMQTMEFCKEKEAQGYYTDVLVDFLVNAIIKK